GATGAACCGACAAATGATCTGGATGTGGAAACCCTGGAACTCCTGGAAGAATTGTTGCTGGATTACCAGGGGACGCTCCTTCTGGTCAGTCATGATCGTGCCTTTCTTAATAATGTGGTAACGAGTACCATTGCTCTTGAGGGCGATGGTAAGATAAAAGAATATGTAGGTGGCTATGACGACTGGGTACGCCAGAGCGAAAGGAATAAACGCGTATCGAAAGAAGAAGTTCCTTTAAAGCTGGAAGCCCGGCAAAAAAAACGTGAACGGCCTCGCAGTCTTTCATATGCGGAGAAACGTGAGCTTGAAACCATGCCGCAGCGTATAGAAACCCTTGAAACAGAGCTGGAACAGCTACATGGTAAAATGAGTGATCCTCTTTTTTATCAAAAGGGGAAAGATGAGATTGCGAATATAGGATCCAGAGTATCATCCCTGGAAACGGAACTGTCTGAGGCTTATCAACGATGGGAGGCATTGGAAAGGGGGTCCGTGTAATACGTGGTAATATCATATATACTCTGAATCGTTGTAACGTTTACCCTTTATTTTGAATAATGCGTGTATGCCTGATAATTTAGAGAACCAGACATATTATGATGTTGTATTGATAGGTGCCGGGCCAACCGGAATTGCAGCCGCATCGGAATTCAAGTCTGCCGGCTTGAATTACCTTCATCTGGAATCAGGACGGCTGGCACAGACAATTTTTAATTATCCAAACAACATTCGGTTGTTTTCGCATCGTCGTTATCTGCAGACAGGAAATATCTGTTTCCCCGGAAAACTTGATGAAGCCCCGACAAGAGAAGAATATCTTGACTACCTGAACCATGTCGCTTCCCAATTAGAACTTAAAATAAAACTGCAGAGTGACGCAGTAGAACTTATTCCAGACAATGGCAACCATTGTATTCGTTATCAAAATAACGGAAAAAAGAACGAAGTATTTGCTTCCAATGTTGTCATTGCCAGTGGTGGGTATTTTTCGCCACGATTATTGGACATTCCGGGGGAGAGTCAAAAAAACGTGTATCATCATTTTCGGACTGATATGCCGATCTCTCATAAAAGGGTACTGGTGGTAGGAGGTCGCAATTCAGCCATTGAAGCCTCAACAACCTTGGTTGAAAAGAAGGCAGAGGTAATTCTTTCGTATCGCGGGTCCCGGCTTCCACGAAAAAAAATAAAACCATGGCTCCTTTCCCCGTTTGATAAGGCGAGGCAAAAAGGCGCCATTCAACTACTTTACCGGACAGTGCTTCGTTCCATCCAGAAAAAACAGGTTACGTTACTGTCAGATGAGACAAAAGAATTAACCATGGATATTGACAAAATATTTCTTCTGACCGGGTATGGCCCTGATTATTCGATCCTGAAAAATGCTGCTGTACCGTTTCACAAACGTACAAATAAACCATTATTTAACCAACATACCCTGGAAACCAAGATACCGGGGATATTTTTATGCGGCACCCTGGTATTGGCATGGCAGGGAAAAAAAGCAAGTATTGAAAACACACTGGGACATGGAAAAATCATTCTCAAGAATTTGCGTTAAATAGCGCCTATGAATTTTGTTTCATTGTAAAAAGGGAGGAATGCCAAAGAAGGAAAGTCTATGACAAAGTTCACTATAAAAATTTCTTATAATAGTAAACTTGTAAAACACATTTCTTATGCTATAATTAGCGCGATACCAACTTCGTGAAAATCAGAAATTTTAAAGGAGGAAAGAGCTATGCCGGTTACTGTTGACTTGGAACCAGGCACCTATCATTGGTGTAGTTGCGGTAAAACAAATAACCCTCCATTCTGTGATGGCTCACATAAAGGAACAAAAAGTATGCCGTTTGAGTTTACGATTTCTGAAAAAAAACAGCTAACCCTTTGCACCTGTCAACTCACAAAAGATCCACCCTATTGCGACGGCTCTCATTGTACATAAATGCAATAATCAGATTGTGTTTCAGTGGAATATAATCTTGTTTCGACAGGATTGCTCTCCAGTAGTGCTGTAATTCTCAACGAACAGAGTTACTTTTTTCATGAAGAAGTGAAGGGTACTATCATCATGAAGAATCAAACACTTTGGCTGAAAAAATGGTGGCTAATCAGCATATTCCTCATTATTTCCGGTATCTCTATTCTTTATCAGTTCGTTAAGCCTGGTGTAGAAAATCAGGAACATACCATACACAATAAAGAAATAGAGGCTTTGCCGCGCCATGAGACTACATCAATTGAGCATCTTGAGGAAGCAAGAAAGGCATTGGCAGATGATTTTAGACTCAATGCAGATCCGATGAAAACTTCCTGGGGAAGGGTTTATGATGCAAGGGTACATTTGGAGGCTATTATACAAAATGTCTCATCGGAATATGGAGAAGCAGAAAGACTTATGAAAGAGGTTGAACGAAGAGAAATTGAAATGGAAAGAATCTATGAAATTCATACCCAAAAACATCTGAAAAAACAACGTGATGAATTGATAGAGAAGCTTGATAAATACTTTTTGGGAAAAGGAATGGACGTTTCTATCCGTTTAGAGGGAAAAGAAAAAGATATTTTAGTATTAGGATCTATCTTGTGGTCACGACCGCTGATATATAGGACCGTTAACGGTACAGGTTTTTTAGAGTCACTGAAAAGATTGGGTTTTAAAAAAGTGACCTATGATGCGACCCACGGTTATTCCTGGACTTTTCAGTTAGAAGAGAATTATGAAGAATAAAGATTCGCAGGACGTAGTGATATTTGTGAAAATATTTTTAGCAACACTTTTATCTCTTCAAATGCAGAAGAAAAGTATAATCGGGTATTTTTTTTATAATTCATAATGATCAAATCAAAGATTTTAAAGAAATATATCCGCACTTGGATCCTTTACAGTAAGGAAATGTATAGCCCACGACCTCTTGAATATATCCAATCTTAAAGATCATCACAAATATGAACATTCTTTAAAGGCTATTTTTGACAATTTTCATAACCAACTGGCTTTTGTGTCTGTTACGACTGTAATCATATTACCTTACAACAAAGCAAAAATTCTTGGTGTTCCTTTCCATTCCTTTCAATTCTGCAGGGTTCGGTCATAATTTGATCACTGTTGTCTAAATTAAATAATCTGTGTAATAAAATACGTTATCGATGAGTTATATACAACCAACCAGAGAATAATTTTGCTGGCAAATCTATTCCACAGAAATTAGAATAAGCACCAAAAAATGAAATCTATTCGATTAACCAAACATGCACAAGAACAATGTATCGAACGTGGCGCAACCGAAGAAGAAGTTCGATATGCAATCCTGCATGGCCACCGGGAAATATGTCGTTATAGTTTTCCTTACAATACGAATTGGCAAGGAAAACATTATGCAGTAAAACAAGTCGCTCCGGTAATAAAAGAAGAACAAAATGAAATTGTTGTAATCATCGTATACACAATGTATTTTTAAATGGGAGATAGTAATGAAAATCAGCTATGATCCTGAAGTAGATGCGATGTACATTCGACTAATTGCGGGAAAACATGAATGCAGAACACTCAGGTTAAACGAAGAAATCGCACTAAATATCGGCCCTGATGAAAAGTTAATAGGAATAGAAATTCTTGATGCAAAAGAGATCTTGGGTTCGGGCCAACTACCTAATGTTGTTGTAGAAAATCTACCCCTTGCAAAAGTGCAGCATCTATAGCATTTTTTATATAATGAAAAAGTTTATACGAGCAGAATTTAAGCCAGATTGTAACAAGGAAATTGGCAAAAAACTACAATTAAAAATAGAATACATCGAAGAAGTTGGATGGGATTCAATGATTGAAGCTATTAAATCAAAAAGAGTTGATTTAATTTGCACGGGTGTTCGGCCCACAACTGAAAAGGGGTAAACATGTTGATTTTACTAAACCTTTATATTATAGCACAGTAAAAGCTTATGTTAGATCAGATGATAAAAGATTTGACGGACATTTAAATAAAATAAATAATCAAAATATAAAAATTTCTTCCATTGACGGAGAAATGACTTCTATAATTGCAAAATTAGATTTTCCAAAAGCCAAAGAAGTTAGCTTAACTCAAATTAATGATATATCACAAGTATTATTAGAAGTTTCAAGTGGTAAGGCAGACGTAGCTTTTGTAGAACCAGCGATAGCATTAGCATATATGAATAAAAATCCTGGGAAAATCAAACAAGTAGAAAATATCCCACCTCTGAGAGTATTTCCAAATACTATGATAATTGGTAAAGGTGAATTTATGTTATTGTCAACTATAAATATTGGGATAGATGAATTGGCCAATAACGGATTTATTGATAGAGTGGTTACAAAGTATGAAAAGTTTACAGGTTCTTTTCAAAAAATTGCTTTACCATATAAAGAAGAATAAATGTCTATATTCGAAATTATACATGAATACCATGAAGGTTTTATAAAAGGTATTTGTATTACGTTTCAATTATGTTTAATAATTTGGTTAAGTGGTTTGTTTATAGGCGGATTAGTAGGTGTATTGGGTGCTAAATATAAATTTGGTATTGGAATACCTTCAAAAATATTATCCTTCATACTTTCTGGTATTCCTATATTAGTTTTTCTTTTTTGGCTGCATTCTTCAAAAAATATTTTCTTATATACCGTTTAATTCTCAAACAACGGGCTTATCCTTTTATATAGAGGTCTTTGTTGGAGTTAGACCGGAAACGCCACTGAATAATTTGGTATGGGCTTTTTCGGCCACTTTTTGTGCGAGTGCTTTGTTATCTCACAATAAGTACAGGTGACTTTGAAAGTGTCAAAAATACCGTCATCAGAATGGATTTTATTTTTTTTGAAATAACAGAAAAACAAGTTAGTTTTTTCTTATGGATAGTTTTCCCCGAATCCAAGCAGGATTACGCCTCATGTCCAAAATAGCAATAATCCGAGCAATTTCTTTATCTATTTCATAGTAAATTGCAAATGGGAATCTCTTCGACAGCATTCGATAAAATCCAAATCGTTTACTATGGACTCCTGCATAAAGTTTGATTGATTCAAGATCAGAAATTAAACTATTAAAAAAATAATCACCTATTCCTTTCTCTTTTTTATCATAAAACAGCCTTCCTTCTTCTAAATCCATTGCTGCTTCTTTTAGAAGAAGTACTTTCTTTACATTCATTGATTTGTTTTTGCTTTCAGTTCTTCAATAGAAATGAATTCCGCTTCACCTCTCTCAATTTTCTTTTTCCTTTCGTCGAGAATTTCTTTATGCCATACAGGTGATTCAACTTCTTTGTCTTCATGGCACAAAGCATCCCATAGTTCTTCCATTGCCTGTAAACGTTCAACGGTGGACATTTTTTTAATTTCAGAAGTAATCATAATGCCTCCTTGTTTATTAGAGTAAATAGATTGATATTTGATTTTGTACATTAAATTTATGTGAACAGTTTATAAATATTTTTTCGATGGACAATTCACTTGGCAAGTTAATAAATTCTCGTATTTATTTGTGGTGATAATACTTTTTTAATTCTTGCTTTGCAAATAAGAAAAGAGTTACCTGAACTCTTTTTTCCCTTCTTTTAAAGAATCACGCCGCAGGCAACTTATTAAATAAATTGCTACATTTCTTGGTTCATTAATATCCTCCCTCCGGATACCATATAACGATACGATTTGAACTTTCTATCTAAGCAATACCTATTGCAAAATCCTTTTTGTTTATATGCCTGTAAAAGAACTAAATGACATTAAATTCCTAGTTTTTATTTCTTTATAAAGGTTTGAGTAACCAGATACTCATTCGTCTATATTAGCACTAAAATAGTTTAGTACAAAGGAGATTCGATCTTCCGGGCTTTTCAGGGTCTTATACATCTGCTCAACCAGTTTCAAACGCGGCAATAACCCTGCACGATTAGCGATTTGGATATTCAGGCCGGGACGTGCATTCAATTCTAATAGCATCGGTCCTTTCTCTTTGTCAAAGACAATATCTATTCCCTGATAACCCAATTTTGTGAGTTCGTAACATCTTGCAGACAAATTTAATAAATTCTTCCAGTGAGGCATCTTCATCCCGGCTATCTCTACCCCTGTATCCGGATGTTCTGTAATGCTGTCATTGTGCCACACACCGGTAGTGGTTGTGCCCGTTGCGATGTCGATACCGACACCGATCGCTCCCTGATGCAGATTTGCTTTGCCATTTGATAAATGCGTCGGCAGGCGTACCATTGACATAACGGGTACGCCGAGAAAAACTATGATACGAATATCGGGCATTCCCTGGTAGGTGATATTCCGAAAAAAAGGATCAAGTTGCACCGTATATTCAAAAAGTGCTTTATCTGGATGCCCGCCCAAACTATATATACCACTGAGAATTTCTATAATATGGTTTTCAAGCGCTTCTTTGCTCATGATCCTTCCGCCCAATGTTCGGTATCCATTTTTTGCGCGGCCAATGATAATTACGACCCCATTTCCACCGGTGCCCTGGGCAGGTTTGACAACGAAAGAGGAATGGTTTTTGAGAAGGGTATGGATGTCCCGTGCCTGACGAGTAATCGTTACCACGGCATACAGTTCCGGTACCGTAATGCCCGCTTGTATTGCAAGCATCTTGGTAGATAATTTATCGTCGACAAGAGGGTATAAGTGTCGTGGATTATACTTCGAGACATAATCAATATTACGACGGTTAATGCCGATAATTCCTGATTTATGTAATTGGTTTAATAATCTGTGAATCATTACGGTATTTTGTTCAACTCTTTAAAACGGAACAACTCGGTCAGCCTGTATCCCTTATAACGACCTAAAAGCATGGTAATCACCAGTATCAACAGCAGCAACTCTGGATAAATGAATACCACGTGCCTGCTGAATTTATTGAACATGAAAAAGTATACAATAGTCGCGGTAATTAAACTGCCCATACACTGATTCATGGCGGCCTTTGCCCCTTTCTCTTCCAGAGTAATGGTCATTCGTTCTATGGTCATCGTTAAAATAACAATGGGGAATATGGATATGGAGAGTCCCATCTCAAGACCAAGTTTATAAAACAAAATATTGAATACACCAATGAACACAATAATAATAATAAGTAGCGATGCAAGGCGAGATACCATTAACAGCCTGAAGTTTTCAAGATAGAGACGCGCGCCCATTCCAATTGCTACCAATAGACTAAATAAGATAATTCCCAGCAGTAGATGCGTTTCCCTGAAAGACAGTGCGATAAGGACGGGCATAAAGGTGCCAAATGTTTCAAGACCAATAACATTTCGCAGGATAACCACCAATAATGCGCCAACCGGAATGAGCAACAGCAAGTGGTAAACAGATTGAAAATGAAGCGGTAAGCTGAACAAGGAAAAGTCTAATAAACGCGGATTTCTTGCTTCTGCCCTTTTCATGGCGGCATTTATTGCCTCTTCTTCCTGAACACCAATGGAAATAGTCGTTTTCAGATCTTTCCCGCCTTTTAATTGTACGAAAGGATCAGGTCCTCTCCACCATTCCAGATAGTTATTCGGAATTGACGTTGTTCCAGAAGCCGGATGATACGCTATCCACTTCCCGTTGCTATAGACTTCCAAGCACTTTTCCAGTTGTGCGTCATTTGTTCTTGTTTTTACCCTGATGCCATGCACTATCCGTGCGGGGATATCTGCAAGCGCAAGCAACTGGACTGCCAGTGTTACCTTTTTATCAACAGAGGATTCTTTGTCCAGGAGAATTGCAACGTTCTCTTCAGGCGGTTGGGCATTCAGTCGTTTAAATAATTCCATCACAAACGTATCGATATCGGCGGATTTTGCACGCACGTCAGAGACGAGGGTTTGGGCTGCGGTTCGATAGGGTTCTAAAAGATCAGAAGGTTTTAATTCAAAAGGAGGAGGGGAACTATCCGGAGGGTTTCTTATTTTCACCTTGTTTACGCGAACACGGTAAAGAAGAACCTGGCGTTTGCTTGCTTCATTAATGGACCACATGGCGTTTCGATTTATGTTATCTACTGAAGTAGTTAGGCCATAAGCCTTTGAAACGAAATATTCCGAAGAAATAATAAAATTTCTTGAACTTTTTGGTAAAAACATTTCCACCTTAACAGGTTCATTCTGTGCATCAAAGGATATATGGACTTCTATATTCCAGGCATTGACCTTTTCCTCCGGGATTAACGGAAAACCCAATACGAAATATTTATAAGAAAACAATCCGCAGCTTATGATGGATAAACCGAAGAGAAAAATATAAAAATGAATTTTATTCATCGCCTGAAATACTCTTACATTTTGGTTCTTTGGAATATTTTTCGGAGATATCTACAAGAAAATCATTCTCCAGAAAATTTCTTCCGATAAGCATCTGATACATAAATCGGCTCCGGTTTGCAAGATTTACCTCAACTTCCTTATAAGTATCTCCTATGCAAATACCAAGCTTGATAACAGGGCGTTTTTCAGAAGGAAGTCCATTTAAACGTTTTAATAAGGCAGTACGGATTATCCTTTCCTCAATGTTTACCTTTTCCCCTTTTCCATTTACCAACTCAAATCGTACCCAGTTTTCCTCATTCCTTTCGAACAGGGTAAATTCGGGGGCGTTGATGGAACAGATTTTGGCGCCGGTATCGATCTTTGCTTTTAAGACAATGTTTCCCGGATAAATCAAAATCCTCTCCGCCTTGCCTATAACCTCTTTACTTTTTGCATAAGTCAATGAAGTAAAAATAAAAATCAAGCATACACTCAAGAGAAGAAAACTATTTTTCGGCTGAAACAACGCTGTGCGGGAAAGAAATCTCTGGGAAAATCGAACCATGTATAGGCTGTGCACCTGCGCAGGTAAACGCAACGAATATTTCATAAAAACAATGCCTCCCAACCAGATTAAATAAAAAATGAAAAAGAAAAATAGTGTAGCCAATATTGGTACCACGTGATTATCTCTCAAAGTAACTTTAATTACAATAACAATTATTATAAGGAAAGGAGGGCGGTTTTTTTCAGAAA
Above is a window of Candidatus Brocadiaceae bacterium DNA encoding:
- a CDS encoding UUP1 family membrane protein; this encodes MNKIHFYIFLFGLSIISCGLFSYKYFVLGFPLIPEEKVNAWNIEVHISFDAQNEPVKVEMFLPKSSRNFIISSEYFVSKAYGLTTSVDNINRNAMWSINEASKRQVLLYRVRVNKVKIRNPPDSSPPPFELKPSDLLEPYRTAAQTLVSDVRAKSADIDTFVMELFKRLNAQPPEENVAILLDKESSVDKKVTLAVQLLALADIPARIVHGIRVKTRTNDAQLEKCLEVYSNGKWIAYHPASGTTSIPNNYLEWWRGPDPFVQLKGGKDLKTTISIGVQEEEAINAAMKRAEARNPRLLDFSLFSLPLHFQSVYHLLLLIPVGALLVVILRNVIGLETFGTFMPVLIALSFRETHLLLGIILFSLLVAIGMGARLYLENFRLLMVSRLASLLIIIIVFIGVFNILFYKLGLEMGLSISIFPIVILTMTIERMTITLEEKGAKAAMNQCMGSLITATIVYFFMFNKFSRHVVFIYPELLLLILVITMLLGRYKGYRLTELFRFKELNKIP
- a CDS encoding transporter substrate-binding domain-containing protein, whose product is MFGPQLKRGKHVDFTKPLYYSTVKAYVRSDDKRFDGHLNKINNQNIKISSIDGEMTSIIAKLDFPKAKEVSLTQINDISQVLLEVSSGKADVAFVEPAIALAYMNKNPGKIKQVENIPPLRVFPNTMIIGKGEFMLLSTINIGIDELANNGFIDRVVTKYEKFTGSFQKIALPYKEE
- a CDS encoding DUF2283 domain-containing protein, translated to MKISYDPEVDAMYIRLIAGKHECRTLRLNEEIALNIGPDEKLIGIEILDAKEILGSGQLPNVVVENLPLAKVQHL
- a CDS encoding RimK/LysX family protein; the protein is MKYSLRLPAQVHSLYMVRFSQRFLSRTALFQPKNSFLLLSVCLIFIFTSLTYAKSKEVIGKAERILIYPGNIVLKAKIDTGAKICSINAPEFTLFERNEENWVRFELVNGKGEKVNIEERIIRTALLKRLNGLPSEKRPVIKLGICIGDTYKEVEVNLANRSRFMYQMLIGRNFLENDFLVDISEKYSKEPKCKSISGDE
- a CDS encoding DUF4258 domain-containing protein gives rise to the protein MKSIRLTKHAQEQCIERGATEEEVRYAILHGHREICRYSFPYNTNWQGKHYAVKQVAPVIKEEQNEIVVIIVYTMYF
- a CDS encoding transporter substrate-binding domain-containing protein; this encodes MKKFIRAEFKPDCNKEIGKKLQLKIEYIEEVGWDSMIEAIKSKRVDLICTGVRPTTEKG
- a CDS encoding CDGSH iron-sulfur domain-containing protein produces the protein MPVTVDLEPGTYHWCSCGKTNNPPFCDGSHKGTKSMPFEFTISEKKQLTLCTCQLTKDPPYCDGSHCT
- a CDS encoding NAD(P)-binding domain-containing protein, whose product is MPDNLENQTYYDVVLIGAGPTGIAAASEFKSAGLNYLHLESGRLAQTIFNYPNNIRLFSHRRYLQTGNICFPGKLDEAPTREEYLDYLNHVASQLELKIKLQSDAVELIPDNGNHCIRYQNNGKKNEVFASNVVIASGGYFSPRLLDIPGESQKNVYHHFRTDMPISHKRVLVVGGRNSAIEASTTLVEKKAEVILSYRGSRLPRKKIKPWLLSPFDKARQKGAIQLLYRTVLRSIQKKQVTLLSDETKELTMDIDKIFLLTGYGPDYSILKNAAVPFHKRTNKPLFNQHTLETKIPGIFLCGTLVLAWQGKKASIENTLGHGKIILKNLR
- a CDS encoding addiction module protein, which encodes MITSEIKKMSTVERLQAMEELWDALCHEDKEVESPVWHKEILDERKKKIERGEAEFISIEELKAKTNQ
- a CDS encoding alpha-L-glutamate ligase-like protein, whose product is MIHRLLNQLHKSGIIGINRRNIDYVSKYNPRHLYPLVDDKLSTKMLAIQAGITVPELYAVVTITRQARDIHTLLKNHSSFVVKPAQGTGGNGVVIIIGRAKNGYRTLGGRIMSKEALENHIIEILSGIYSLGGHPDKALFEYTVQLDPFFRNITYQGMPDIRIIVFLGVPVMSMVRLPTHLSNGKANLHQGAIGVGIDIATGTTTTGVWHNDSITEHPDTGVEIAGMKMPHWKNLLNLSARCYELTKLGYQGIDIVFDKEKGPMLLELNARPGLNIQIANRAGLLPRLKLVEQMYKTLKSPEDRISFVLNYFSANIDE